The genomic interval AGAGGATCTCATTCCCCCAGTTCGTATAAATCGTATTGGCATTGTCTTATGCACTTGCGGAGGTGAAATAGACCGTGTGATAGATGTAGAGAGGCTAGTCAGAGGAGCGAAAGAGCTTGAAGGTGTAATTTCAGTCGAAGTCTTCACTAGATTATGCGCAGCGGAGAATGTAGAGAAGCTGAGTGAATGGTGCAGAAAAAATTTTATTAATATACTCGTAATAGCAGCCTGCTCGCCCGAAATCCACAAGCAAAAATTTAATCAGATTCGTGAACTCACCAGCATACCTATAGAAGTAGTTAACATAAGAGAGCAGTGTGCCTGGGTTCATATAGATAATCAACCAAAAGCCTCAGAAAAAGCTGGAGTGCTGATCGAGGCTGCGGTGAAAGCCTCAGTATTCAAGCGAAGCTTCCCGACTAGGAGGGTAGACATCAGAAAGAGTGTGGCAGTTATCGGAGGGGGAGTAGCAGGCTTAACTGTAGCCCAGTTCGTGGCAAAGGCCGGCTGCGATGTTTACCTTGTAGAGAAGAAACCAAGCCTAGGGGGGAAAGTGGCATCGTGGAGCCGCATATACGGGACTGGGGATTGCGCTAGCTGCCTTGTATCTGAGTTTACATCATCCGTAGCCTTAGCGCGCAACGTCCGAGTTTTAACGAACAGCGAGGTGAAAAACATCTCCGGCCGAGCTGGAAATTTTGAGTTGACAATTTTACAGAAACCTAGGTTTGTCGATGCATCCAAGTGTTTGCCGCGTCGATACTCGTGCATCGATGCATGCCCTAGATATAAAATTGAAAAAGATGTTTTCGGCAGAGTAAAAAGGAAAGTTATCTATCAACCCCGCCCTGCAATATATCCACAAGCCCCCATGATCGATGACTCCGATATCGAAAGTTGTAGAAAATGCAGGAAGTGTGAGGACGCCTGCAACAAGCTTGGCGCCAAAGCCATAAATCTCGACGCTAAATCAGAAGAGATAAAAATTAACGTTGGGGCAGTCGTATTCGCAATAGGTGGAGAGATATATTTAGGGAAATATCTGGGAGAGCTAGGCTACAATCCCCGCAACGACATTATAACCAGTGTAGAGTTTGAAAAAATGTTGTCTATGGACGGCCCGACCAACGGTCGAATAGTCAAACTATCTGACGGAAAGCCTCCGGAATGTGTAGCCATAATCCAATGTGTCAATGAAGGTATATGTTCAGGGTTTTGCTGCAGAGTCTCAAGGAAGTATCTTGAGTCTATTCGTGAGCAATTGGGAAATCTAGAGGTCCACATATTTTATGATAGGAGAAAGATGCCTGTAGAGATACCCTACTATTTAGATTTAATGGAAAGTGCACATCTGGTCGAGGATCTGAAAGTAATCTCAAAAGATGGAAGGAAAGTAGTGGTAGCAGAGAATAGAGAATATGAAGCCGACCTGATTATACTAAATGTTGGGATGATACCCAATAGCTATCTTAATGAGGTCCACAAAATTTTCGAGTTCAGCGTCGACAAGGATGGCTTTCTCAGACCAGAATCCCTTCCCACAGGAATCTTCGCTTGCGGGTCAATCACTAGGCCGAAGGACTATGACTCTATACTCATGGAGAGCAGGTCGACGGCTTTAGAGGTTATAACACTCCTATCCAAAGATAAGCTGACGGTCGAAGAGGTGAAGATAGAGATAAACTATGACAGATGCGGCTTATGTGGACTCTGCCGCCCTGCATGCCCTTTCAAAGCCATAACCATAAGGGGAGGGGTTATGGAAGTTGACGACTTTAAGTGTAGGGGCTGTGGAGCTTGCGCCCCTATGTGCCCCACCGGGGCCATAGAATTTACTCTCAACAATAAGGAAGTCTTAACTAAGATTGAGACTTTAGCCAGCTCCAAAATCTCCCCAAAAGTACTTGCACTGTGTTGCGCTTACTGCGGCTACGCGGCCGCTGACGACGCGGGAGTTAAGAGGGTAAACTATCCTCCAGGCGTTTTTATCCTACAGCTCCCTTGCACCGGTCGAGTAGACAGCGAATTCATACTCCATGCCTTATACTCGGGTTTTGATGGCGTCATGATTGTCGGCTGCCGACCAAACTCTTGTAGATACATCGATGGGATAAAAAAGGCCGTCAGGAAAGTAGATGTTCTCAGAAAAATATTTGGCGCCGAACTGGAGAAACGTGTAAGAGTTGAGACACTTTCGGCTGTTGAAGGGATAAACTTTGCGATGAATGCAAGGGACTTTATTAGAGAGCTGAGTAAAAGTTGAAGAGTTTAGAGAAACTGAAGGTATCATTCATCCAATTCAGCGGATGTAGCGGATGTGTAAACTCCATTCTATTCTCGCCGGTCTTCAGGGATTTCATGAGGACGGCTGACCTCTGTTTTTTCCCGTTTGTAACAGACTTTACATCTGTGGTTGAGCCTCAAGACGTGACGTTCGTAGAGGGGGCTGTCGTAGAGCCTGAAGAAAGAGCTCTCTTAACAGAGGTTAGGTCTAAAACAGAGAAGATTGTGGCTGTTGGGGCATGTGCCTGTCTGGGTGGAGTAACAAGTCTTCTGGGGAATATTACAGTTCATAGAATTTCGGACATCATTAAAGTGGACTACTCTCTGCCCGGCTGTCCACCATCGAAGGACATTGTCGGAAATTTTCTCTCCTCCCTACTTGTGAGGGAAGAGCCATCTATGCCACAAGCAAATCTTTGTGCTGAATGTCCATTTAAGCCTGCAAAACTGGATTACCCCGCGCCCATACAGAAATTGTTTGCAGATAAGATGCCTGAGAGGTGCTTTTTAGAGGATAAAACATTATGCTTAGGCCCCGTGACACGGGGGGGCTGTGGAGCGCTCTGCATAGGTTTAGGCCTGCCATGCGAGGGATGCAACGGGCCTTACAACGAAGACTCCCCCGGCGTCATTATAAATTTCTTCTCAGCACTCGACGCGCCCCTGAAGCAGGAGAGTAGGTTTAGAGACTTTTTCAAATTTCAGAAACGCTGGAAGGGTAGAAAGCTTTGAAAGTTAAGAGAACCTGGTTGATGACGAGGGTAGACGGTTACAGTGAAATAAGGGCTTACAGTGATGGAAATAGGCTACTGCGTGTAGAGTTTGCGGCGCCCAGATTTAGAGATTTTGCAAGGATCCTAGTAGGCAGGCGTATAGAAGAAATCCCTCGAATTGTAGCTCGCCTGTGTGGCGTATGCTCTCTTACTCATGAGGTAGCTGCGTGTAAAGCCCTAGAGAATGCTTTAGGGGTAGAGCCCCCTGAAACAGCTAAAGCCGTTAGACTTCTTATGCTTATGGGCGAGATACTCCGAAGCCACGCGATTCACTTCCTAGTCATGAACCTCCCAGACCTGATGTCCCTAGTTAACCCCCTAAAGCGGATGGACTTGAAGGGTATATCAGAGTTTAGACCGAAGATCTTGAGAAATGGGTTGGAGTTTATTCGTTGCGGTGAGAGGATACTTGAAGTGACTGGCGGACGGGCTGTTCAGCCCGTCCGCCCAGTTGTGGGTGGTGTCACGAAACCATTAACTAGGAGGGAGTGCGATGTGCTTCTGAGTGAGCTAAAGAGTTCTGTTAACACCGCGGAGTGGGCGTCAGAGCTAGCGAACAGCCTTGTGGCCGAAGTCGAGGAGAAGGAGACTTTCAATTTTAAAGAGAAATTTCACTATGTGTCTTCTTTAGATTTAGAGGGAGGGCAATTATTCTACGGTGGAGACATTATGGCGTTGGATGAGGAGTGCAAATTTACTGAGAGGATACTGCCCAGTGATTTTTATAACAGAGCGGTAGAGGTTGGTTGGGTAGGAAGCGAAACTCCAAACCTACCTGCACCAGGGAAGAGGGGCAACTACCTCTTAATGACAGGGCCTGAGGCGAGAGCTCTACTTGCTACGAGAGTAAAGTCCACGATCTTGCTTGAGAAGAAAGCAGAGATATCTAACACGTTACTTTTAACTTCAATCCGTTTGAGGGAAGCTATCTTCTGCCTCTTGAAGAGCATAGAGCTGTTAGGTCGTGACACCATAGCAGGTTCTGAGGTCCGAACTCCTTGGGAGCCTTCAGAAGGTTTAGGCACCAGTGTCGTTGAAGCCCCCAGGGGAACCCTGCTCCACCGGTACAAGATTAACGGAGAGGGTCTAATAGATTCCGCTGAGATTATAACTCCAACCAGTATGAAGACGCCGGGGATAAACTTGGTTCTATGCCATATACTCTCTGCTTGCTCTAAGAAGGCTTTATCTGAGAGTGAAACTTTGGAGAGAATTAAGATGGCCGTTAGGATGTTCGACCCATGCATCTCCTGTCTAACCCACGCATCAAGAATAGGGTAGACATCGAATTGTTAAGCAGAGACTAGTTATATGCTCACTCAAATTTATTCGAGAGGCAATGTTAAACTTCACGCATTGAAACTTTGAATCACGCTCCAATGACAAGCTCCGATAAAATTCGAAATAGAAACAGGGGTGCGCGAAGGCATAGATGAAGAAGCCAATTTTTAGTCTCTATAGAATTATGGAGGTAATCTTAAAAAAATGAGGCTGCTCGGGCATCGAGGCGGAGAGTCTATACTAGCAGGGCGATGTATCAATCTGAGTGGGAACACTTTGTCTACGCAGGGTCGATACGGCTATTTCCCTCTACCCAGTTTTCCCCCAGTTGAGGGGGCCCAACTCTCTGATAGTTTCGGTCATTTCTTTGACTACCCGCGCGAACTTTTCTGCCTCGGAGGCTGAGATCCACTCCAACCGCACCCTCGCCTCATCGATCCCCACCTGGCCTAGCAACTTTTTAAGTAGTAGGTACCGCCTGAAGGCGTTATAGTTCCCTTTGTTGTAGTGGCAGTCCCCAGGGTGGCAGCCGGCGATGAGAACGCCGTCAGCCCCTTGGGTTAGGGCTTTAATTATGAAGGTTGGATCTATCCTGCCGGTGCAGTTTACTCTAATAGGGTATACGTTAGGTGG from Candidatus Bathyarchaeia archaeon carries:
- a CDS encoding hydrogenase iron-sulfur subunit, whose product is MSYTELMNRVGIRETGKFNYHLEKIATLLSKERGLYSLNTIGLKIYELTKIKNDLLAGKAVKKEDLIPPVRINRIGIVLCTCGGEIDRVIDVERLVRGAKELEGVISVEVFTRLCAAENVEKLSEWCRKNFINILVIAACSPEIHKQKFNQIRELTSIPIEVVNIREQCAWVHIDNQPKASEKAGVLIEAAVKASVFKRSFPTRRVDIRKSVAVIGGGVAGLTVAQFVAKAGCDVYLVEKKPSLGGKVASWSRIYGTGDCASCLVSEFTSSVALARNVRVLTNSEVKNISGRAGNFELTILQKPRFVDASKCLPRRYSCIDACPRYKIEKDVFGRVKRKVIYQPRPAIYPQAPMIDDSDIESCRKCRKCEDACNKLGAKAINLDAKSEEIKINVGAVVFAIGGEIYLGKYLGELGYNPRNDIITSVEFEKMLSMDGPTNGRIVKLSDGKPPECVAIIQCVNEGICSGFCCRVSRKYLESIREQLGNLEVHIFYDRRKMPVEIPYYLDLMESAHLVEDLKVISKDGRKVVVAENREYEADLIILNVGMIPNSYLNEVHKIFEFSVDKDGFLRPESLPTGIFACGSITRPKDYDSILMESRSTALEVITLLSKDKLTVEEVKIEINYDRCGLCGLCRPACPFKAITIRGGVMEVDDFKCRGCGACAPMCPTGAIEFTLNNKEVLTKIETLASSKISPKVLALCCAYCGYAAADDAGVKRVNYPPGVFILQLPCTGRVDSEFILHALYSGFDGVMIVGCRPNSCRYIDGIKKAVRKVDVLRKIFGAELEKRVRVETLSAVEGINFAMNARDFIRELSKS
- a CDS encoding nickel-dependent hydrogenase large subunit, whose product is MKVKRTWLMTRVDGYSEIRAYSDGNRLLRVEFAAPRFRDFARILVGRRIEEIPRIVARLCGVCSLTHEVAACKALENALGVEPPETAKAVRLLMLMGEILRSHAIHFLVMNLPDLMSLVNPLKRMDLKGISEFRPKILRNGLEFIRCGERILEVTGGRAVQPVRPVVGGVTKPLTRRECDVLLSELKSSVNTAEWASELANSLVAEVEEKETFNFKEKFHYVSSLDLEGGQLFYGGDIMALDEECKFTERILPSDFYNRAVEVGWVGSETPNLPAPGKRGNYLLMTGPEARALLATRVKSTILLEKKAEISNTLLLTSIRLREAIFCLLKSIELLGRDTIAGSEVRTPWEPSEGLGTSVVEAPRGTLLHRYKINGEGLIDSAEIITPTSMKTPGINLVLCHILSACSKKALSESETLERIKMAVRMFDPCISCLTHASRIG
- a CDS encoding hydrogenase iron-sulfur subunit, yielding MERFEPRIVGFLCRWCSYAGADLAGTSRMTYPPNVYPIRVNCTGRIDPTFIIKALTQGADGVLIAGCHPGDCHYNKGNYNAFRRYLLLKKLLGQVGIDEARVRLEWISASEAEKFARVVKEMTETIRELGPLNWGKTG